In Desulfovibrio sp. 86, the following proteins share a genomic window:
- the urtD gene encoding urea ABC transporter ATP-binding protein UrtD, with protein sequence MKTQQDILHGRSLDDVAEAARVYEETHPPFDKRPLKLRARPPRHMMSKPDIALYMEKISVSFDGFKALNDLTFYVDKGELRCVIGPNGAGKTTMMDVITGKTRPDAGSAWFGRTCNLLQMDEVAIAQAGIGRKFQKPSVFEALSVLQNLELALAGDKRVWPTFRARLSADDKVFIEEVLHRIRLTELARLQAGKLSHGQKQWLEIGMLLMQKPQLLLLDEPVAGMTPEEMDRTIDLLHDLEGEQSIMVVEHDMEFVRAIAHRVTVLHQGSVLAEGTMDEMQNHPAVVEAYLGEPLGAA encoded by the coding sequence ATGAAGACCCAGCAGGATATTTTGCACGGGCGCAGCCTCGATGACGTGGCCGAAGCTGCCCGCGTCTACGAAGAAACGCACCCCCCCTTTGACAAGCGCCCCCTGAAGCTGCGCGCCCGGCCCCCGCGCCACATGATGTCCAAGCCGGACATCGCGCTGTACATGGAAAAAATCAGCGTGAGCTTTGACGGCTTCAAGGCGCTCAATGACCTGACCTTCTATGTGGACAAGGGCGAGCTGCGCTGCGTTATCGGCCCCAACGGCGCGGGCAAGACCACCATGATGGACGTGATCACCGGAAAAACCCGGCCTGACGCCGGCTCCGCATGGTTTGGCCGCACCTGCAACCTGCTGCAGATGGATGAGGTCGCCATCGCCCAGGCCGGCATTGGCCGCAAGTTCCAGAAGCCCTCGGTGTTCGAGGCCCTGAGCGTGCTGCAAAATCTGGAACTGGCCCTGGCTGGCGACAAAAGGGTATGGCCCACGTTCCGCGCGCGGCTCTCTGCCGACGACAAAGTCTTTATTGAAGAAGTGCTGCACCGCATCCGTCTGACGGAACTGGCCCGTTTGCAGGCAGGCAAGCTCTCGCACGGGCAGAAGCAGTGGCTTGAAATCGGCATGCTGCTCATGCAGAAACCGCAGCTTCTGCTGCTGGACGAACCCGTTGCGGGCATGACGCCTGAAGAAATGGACCGCACCATCGATCTGCTGCACGACCTTGAAGGCGAACAGAGCATCATGGTGGTGGAGCACGACATGGAATTTGTGCGGGCCATTGCCCACAGGGTCACGGTGCTGCATCAGGGCAGCGTGCTGGCCGAGGGCACCATGGACGAGATGCAGAACCACCCCGCCGTGGTGGAGGCCTATCTGGGTGAACCGCTGGGTGCTGCCTAG
- the urtC gene encoding urea ABC transporter permease subunit UrtC: MATDIFERERLLNTPTRNFLAVTAVLSLAVVVGSLLPAGSALHVPGYMVTLLGKYLTYSLLALSVDLVWGFMGVLSLGHGAFFALGGYGFGMYLMRQIGARGVYGNANLPDFMVFLNWKELPWFWQGSEYFVVALLLVVLLPGILAYVFGRLAFGSRVSGVYFSIMSQAMTYALLLAFFRNEMGFGGNNGLTDFKTLLGFGLQTDGMRTTLFACSAVALMAGYFLCRAVTASRLGRVCVAVRDAESRVRFIGYRVERYQVAVFTLSAVLAGIGGALYVPQVGIINPGEFSPLNSIEIVVWVALGGRGRLYGAVLGAFAVNAFKTWFTAVMPEAWLFALGGMFVLVTVFLPQGLAGLPEQWRNRATPGSPADSAKEGAAA; encoded by the coding sequence ATGGCGACAGACATCTTTGAACGCGAAAGGCTGCTCAACACGCCTACCCGCAATTTTCTGGCTGTCACCGCCGTGCTGTCGCTGGCTGTGGTCGTGGGCAGCCTGCTGCCCGCAGGCAGCGCCTTGCACGTGCCGGGCTACATGGTCACCCTGCTGGGCAAATATCTGACCTACTCCCTGCTGGCCCTTTCCGTCGATCTAGTCTGGGGTTTCATGGGTGTGCTCAGCCTCGGGCACGGCGCGTTTTTCGCTCTTGGGGGCTACGGCTTCGGCATGTACCTCATGCGGCAGATAGGCGCGCGCGGCGTATACGGCAATGCCAATCTGCCGGACTTCATGGTTTTTCTGAACTGGAAGGAGCTGCCCTGGTTCTGGCAGGGCAGCGAATACTTTGTGGTGGCGCTGCTGCTGGTGGTGCTGCTGCCCGGCATACTGGCCTATGTGTTTGGCAGGCTGGCCTTTGGATCGCGGGTTTCGGGCGTCTATTTTTCCATCATGAGCCAGGCCATGACCTATGCCCTTCTGCTGGCCTTTTTTCGCAACGAAATGGGCTTTGGCGGCAACAACGGCCTTACGGACTTCAAGACCTTGCTGGGCTTCGGATTGCAGACAGACGGCATGCGCACAACCCTGTTCGCCTGCTCCGCCGTGGCGCTCATGGCTGGCTACTTCCTGTGCAGGGCTGTCACGGCATCGCGCCTTGGGCGCGTGTGCGTGGCCGTGCGTGATGCGGAAAGCCGCGTGCGTTTTATCGGCTACAGGGTGGAGCGGTATCAGGTGGCGGTGTTCACGCTTTCCGCCGTTTTGGCGGGCATTGGCGGCGCTCTGTATGTGCCGCAGGTGGGCATCATCAACCCCGGCGAATTTTCTCCCCTCAATTCCATTGAAATTGTGGTCTGGGTGGCGCTGGGGGGCCGTGGGCGACTCTATGGCGCGGTGCTTGGCGCTTTTGCCGTCAATGCCTTCAAAACGTGGTTTACGGCGGTCATGCCCGAAGCATGGCTGTTTGCCCTTGGCGGCATGTTTGTGCTGGTGACTGTCTTCCTGCCCCAGGGTCTGGCGGGTTTGCCCGAGCAGTGGCGCAACCGCGCAACGCCAGGTTCCCCCGCCGATTCCGCCAAAGAAGGAGCCGCAGCATGA